AACTTGACAGTGAAAGAAAACTTTTACCCTTTTGGTGTACAAAATTTAAGTCTTTGAATATGTGTCAGTTACATATCTAACCTATATGTAATACTCCCTCCGTCCCATTTTATGTGATATTTTTAAACGATGAcgatgacaacaacaacaacaaaaaattcgGTGAAGTTTCACTTGTGGGGTTTGGGAGAATAGTGTATACGCAATTCTTACTCCTCTGTTGAGAAAATAGAGACGTTTCCAGTAGACTCTGGGCTCCATGTGATACCTTTAAACGAGCCGCGGATTTTTAATGTGTCTTTTGATCTTAATCAATTTAATTACCTTTTGTCCTCTTTCctcttgttttattttatttcttgcagtTTTACTCAATGTTTCACTGCAGGTTACACAACTTAAATGTGGAGGACTAGTTGTGGGTTGCACATTTGATCATCGAGTTGCTGATGCATATTCAGCCAACTTGTTTCTTGTATCATGGTCTGAATTAGCTCAATCCAAACCACTCTCTCAGCTCCCATCTTTCCGTCGATCGTTCCTTTTTCCTCGACGTCCTGGTTACTACGATGACTCAATCGATGGCCTGTACGTACCAATACCAACCCTACCATCAGTAAAACCCGAAACCCTTAACCCTAACGATCTAGCCATAAGTAGAATTTACTATATCACGGGGGAGAAAATGGGTCACCTTCAAGCACTAGCCAATCGTGACCAAAAAAGCACGAAATTCCAGAGGTCTAAACTTGAATCATTCAGCGCTTACCTGTGGAAAACTATTGCATGTGGAAGTAAAGAAACATCAAATTCCAAGAATTTCAGGTTTGGTATCGTTGTTGATGGTAGGGCTAGATTAAGTAATGGAGATGATAATCAAGAAAAATTACTAAAAGGGTATTTTGGTAATGTTCTCTCAATCCCATTTGGAAacaagaaaattgaggagctaaaaGAGAAGCCGTTGAGTTGGGTAGCAAATTCAATTCATGAGTTTATAGAAAAAGCAGTAACACGCGAACATTTCCTTGGATTGATAGATTGGGTTGAGGCCCATCGTCCTGAACAGGCCGTGGCGAAAATATACGCCACGGACGATGATGGACCCGCTGTGGTAGTGTCATCAGGGCAACAATTTCCAGCCAGAGAGATAGATTTCGGATGGGGTGAGCCAGTCTTCTGGTCGTATCATTTTCCATGGGCGGGAAAATCAGGATATGTGATGCCAATGCCAAGTCCTAAAGGAAATGGAGATTGGATTGTTTATATGCATTTGATGAAATGGCAATTGGAACTAATTGAGACTTCTGCATCCCATGTGGTCAAGCCTGTGACTGcaaattatctcaacttaatgTGATTTTAGTATATTGTAATCAACTTTATATACGTGTGATATAGCCTTTGGATGTTCTCGTCATGTAAAAGTTGTATCTAAtgtgaaataaataaaaatgaatatgAAAGAGCTCGGAAAATAAGCAAAATTATGAAATTCGCATATTCCGTGCGGGTTGCTAAAAAATGTACTCATATTACATTTTCCCTTAGAGTTGAATAAAAAGAAAATTCCGACAAGCTTCTAATATATATATTGATTGAGTCTATTTATAATAGGTTTCTAGTGTTATGCTATGTTGGAAATAGTAACCTCTGTATTGTGTAATTTTGGTGATTAATGGAAGGGTAACGCCACCACAAGGCgtgattatatttttttttttttaaataatggtGAGATATCCATGAGATTAGCTATCTCACCTTTTATATGGGATAGTTAATCTCACTATTCTAGTGCAAAAGTTATCTCGAGATTAGCTAATACCCCAAACCAAACATAAACGTGGGATAAAGTTAATTCCAAATTCTATCCCGGATTATTATTCTTAGCCCATATAACAAACGACCCCTAAATATGTAAGTGTCTAGGACTCTAGGTTCATATATGTGTTTTTAATTATTCTAAGTGTATCTAAACCTATCATGTCGGGCCAGCCCACTCTCAACCTGGTTCAACTCGGTTCAGGTCGGTCCGTTAAAGGGGTGGGACAGATTGGTGAGGGTCAGGGATTTAGCCGGACGGGGGTGGGTCTTTTTTGGTAACCGGTGCCCCGTAACCCGATAAGCTCGGCAACCCACCACCGGATTGTCCAACCCGGTTACTGTTatgcaaattttattttttttaaatcgtGCCAACTGTCAAATTCAAAAATGACTGTTGGGCAACgatcatttttatatttttggccATTTCGGCCTACCCCTTAAGAAAATAGCCCCCCCCCTCCACCCCTAACAATTGATAATTTACATTTTTAACCTTTTATAAATTATAAATAGCCCTCcatcttctttattttttctcaTAATTTGTGTAACGACCAGGTCGGTTGTTTCATAAGTTACAgtcccgtttcccccatttctgcttctttaagtgttgttcagctatattttatcatatcgtgttggttgtTATTGGTTCGGAGTGATCttggagtgaaatgagacacttagtctctagtttagaagtttaagttggaaaagtcaaccggatattgacttatgagtagaatgtctcggatgtgaattctgacaGTTTGGAtaacttcgttaggtgattttggacttaggagcgtgttcggaatgtattttggggGTTCGTGatagttttaggcttgaattggcgaaattggaaatttggagtTTCTGATCggcagtgaaaatcttgatattggggtcagaatggaattccggaaattgaagtaggtctgttgtgtcatttgtgacatatgtgcaaaatttcaggtcattcagatgttgTTCAATAGGTTTTTGTATCGTTTGCGAAATTCGGAAGTTTGGAAacccttaggcttgaatctgagggtaatttggtgttttgatattgttttgagtgttccgaagattggtataaatttgaatgatgatatgtgacttgttggtattttaGGATGGGGCCCCGAGGGCCTCAGGATGAATTCGGAATGTTGTCGGAAAGATTGGACTTGAATTTGAGCAGTtgaagctgctgcttctgtcatatccgcacctgcggattgggagGCCGCTGGTGCGTGAGCAAGGCTGCAGATGCGGAAGATTGGGAACTCAGGCAAAGCCGTACGTGCGCACTAAGGACCGCAAATGTGAGtatggaccgcagaagcggaattctCAGGTTTTAAGTGAAAATCGCACCTGCATTAGTTTATTCGCAGGTGCGGCATCACAGAATCGACTTGgagatcgcaggtgcgaaaatcgctgggcagaaactATATCAGCATCACTTCGCGAATTTCAGTCTTTTATCCACAATAGTTGGTCGAGTTGGAGCTTGGGGATTGCGATTTCAAGGGAGAATTTAAGTGTTTTCagtgaggtaagctacttggatCTTGTATCTTGTGTTTAAGGAAATTATTCCATTGTTAAATCATGATTTTAGTGGGAAATTTAGAGAAGAAATTGGGAGATTAGGGCATGAAATTGAagagtttaaattgggaatttgatgggccatttgaggtccgattttgatgatctttgtatgtatagactcattagaggataaggattctagtattgtgatttttatcgaattccgagacgtgggcctgaggggtcgggtttggccaatttcaggattttgagtttaatttgataattttcacgtgggctttgttcctttggcATGTATTGATAATATGATTCTGAGTTtgttcgagaggcaagggcattgcggagtagatttttgtccggttcgaggtaagtaacgattgtaaatctagacctgagggtatgaaaccccagaatttcgtactattttgataaatgaagtgacgcacatgctaggtgacatgCATGTAGGCGttcaccggtagggattgtgacttggtccgtcccgttgCAACTGaagagttgcatattttgataaacttTATATGAAATCTATGTGTTTAGAAATGTTTCTGTTAgcttgggttgaatgccatgtttggggcattGTGCCGTGTTGTTTGGACCCTCAGGGatattttactactatcctcacactgttttgattcgaaagcatatcctcagtcatgatttttacctttttatcgTTTGATTCCGTTCCATTACTCTACCTTCAAATATATGAatattgtttgggctgagttccctgatttttaTCATTggaatgcccgagtggctgtgaggttgatgactgagagaggccgagggcggatggtgaggattatatatttatggatcgggcttcatgcatatacatataaatacatatatatatatatatatatatatatatatatatatatatatatatatatacatatatatatatatatatatatatatatatatatatatatatatatatatatatatatatatatatatatatatatatatatgtttatatgtatgtatgtatgtatgtatgtatgtatgtatatggatcaggctgcacgccacagcgatatgttggatcgggctgcacgccgcaacgatatagtgcttgggtatatgagtgtatatatatatatatatatatatatatatatatatatatatgggtcaggctgcacgccacagcgatatgttggatcgggctgcatgccgcaacgatatagcgcttgggctgtaggagcccttccggagtctgcacacccggagtgagcatagtcgactatatattatgGATAGGGTTGTACACCACATCAGTTATTGTGAGATATCTATTGAGGGGGAGTGCTGAGTATGAGtgttgattgatgagagttgagtcacgagtgactgagaggcttgctcgaggggctatatatatgagGGATAATTTGCCTGGGGGGcttgttttatgaaattactattttcactcttcttttatactaagcctctattgaaaaatgttgGACAAATATTCTTAAATAACTTTCATGGAAACTGGATATTTACGAGATGCTCGGAAATTGAACTACTGATTTGACTTGTTATTTCCATTGAGATTCTATTCTATACTATGTATATAATTTAAGTGCTCGTTACTTCACTCAACCTTTATTTATAATTGCTACTTACTGAATTAGCGtattcacgttactccctgcaccttgtgtgcagatctaggtgccagGGCATCCAAGTGAGAGCTGATCTTTGCCTTTAGAGTATTTTTCAGAGATAGTAAGGTAGTTGCACGGTGTCCGCATCCCTGCCTTTCTCCTTTCTATCCTTAATATATTTCAGTCTTAGCTTGTATTTAGTAGACAGTATCAGACTGtattttagtggctcatgactagtgacaccaggatCGGGCAGTGGTTGATGTATTTGCATATTTGTTTTCCGCTTATTTTGACATATTAAGATGAACGATTTGTGATCACATTTGATTAGAAAATGAATTTACAAAAGACCTTTATGTTATTAGTGTTAAATCGGTTGGCCTAGTATTGcgataggcgccattacgaccggaGTGTTGGAGTCGTGACAagctggtatcagagcctaggttacatagatctcacaagtcatgatccggttagtagagtctcgcagatcggtacggagacgtctgtacttatcctcgggaggctgtagaacctttaggaaaagcttcacattcttgaaattcctgtcgtgcgaatctgttgattctagtactaaacttttgttattctattctctcacagatggtaaggacatgtGCTACCAGTCAGGACAGACGaacaccagttggggccactagaagTCAAGGTCACGTCCGAGTCTGTgataggggcaggggtgtagcccgcacagaaTTAGGGTAGCACCGGCAGATCCACCAACCGCCCCAATTCATGATcaagtcccagttgtggacgctccagcaggacCAGCACAGGCACCGACTGTGCTGATTGTTATTCCATGCCTTTAGGAGGCCCTAGCCCAGATTCTATTagtgtgcactggcctagctcaggcgatcTCAGTTGCtacggccgcaactacttctcaagcTTGGGGAGGCACTCAAAATCCCGctgctcacacacctgagcaggttgtgcggGGACTTTAGACATCAGAGGCAtctccagcccagccagttgcacccGCTCAGGATTATTTAGTACCAATTATGCCTGACGTTGAgcagcgtcgattggagaggtttggtagacttcagcctctgacttttAGTAGTTCAGAGGGCGAGGATgtccagggtttcttggacaagtgttagaggatgcttcggaccGTAGGTTTGGAGACCAGtgggggtctcgttcactactttccagttttcaggagttgcctttacttggtgggaggcttattgagaggcgtaggcctgctgatgcagtgccccttacctggcagcagttctccgctctTTTTTGGAGAAATGTGTGCCACAGTCTCGGAGAAAAGAGCTGCACCGGCAGTTCGAGCAATTGCGTCAGGATGATATggctgtgatgcagtatgagatgagattttcacAGCTAGAtcgtcatgttgtttggttgaTTCCTACAGATTGAGAGAGGATTAGGTGGTTCGTGGATGGCCTCACATAcaagcttcggattctcatgaccagagagaaggtgtcaggtgctacttttgagtaggttgttgatattgcccgagagattgagtcagtttgtcACTAGGAGTGAAAtgaaagggaggccaagaggtctcggggatctggtagttttggagGTGTTCCTTCGAGAGGTCAATTTTAGTACGGCAGAGTCCGTCCATTCATACATGCTCAATCAGCTCGCCCAGTTCATCGTGGgtcatcatcgggccatggttatcatagttctcattagggccattcatcacttagtgcccttcctaCCCaaagtttgtcccgtgctccatcagttctgggactcttccatgccaggttcttGTACTGGTCATCCCAGTGCTAGAGGTTCCCTTCAGTACCCGTCCCCCGCACacgggagttgttatgagtgtggagagtttgggcatatgaggagatagtgtcctcgtcttcttggggtccatctcagcagatgagtcagccctcgacttcagctctaGTTACTTCATCACCTACCCAGGCAACTAGGGCTGGGGGTCAGTCAGgtaggggtctccctagagggggaggtcgatcaggtggtggtcacgCTCGTTTCTATGCATTCCCTgctagaccagatgttattgcttcagatgctatgattataggtattgtctttgtttgccacaaagatgcctctatgttatttgatcctggttccactttttcatatgtgtcattatattttgctcgttatttggatacgccccgtgagtctcttatttcatctgttcgtatatctactccagtgggcgatactattttgtggaccgcatatatcgatcatgtatggtgactattagaggtttggagacccgagtggacctctAATGCTTTGTATGGtttattttgatgtgatattaggcatggattggctatctccatgtcgtactattttggactgtcatgttaagatagtgacgttggctatgctggGTATGCTacagattgagtggtgaggttcgactgattttgttcctattagagtgatttcatttctgaaggcccagCAGGATGGTGggaaagggttgtctttcttacttggcttttgtaagggatgt
This genomic stretch from Nicotiana sylvestris chromosome 9, ASM39365v2, whole genome shotgun sequence harbors:
- the LOC104231954 gene encoding coniferyl alcohol acyltransferase-like, which codes for MCRKEITTKRNFNVKMSKSEVVAAVLPIQEHWLPLSNLDLLLPPLDVGVIFCYQNPISVTTKLEFGSMVRILKSSLAETLVIYYAFAGEIVQNLGGEPEVLCNNSGVNFTEAFADVELKDINFYNPDESIEGKLVPKKKHGVLAVQVTQLKCGGLVVGCTFDHRVADAYSANLFLVSWSELAQSKPLSQLPSFRRSFLFPRRPGYYDDSIDGLYVPIPTLPSVKPETLNPNDLAISRIYYITGEKMGHLQALANRDQKSTKFQRSKLESFSAYLWKTIACGSKETSNSKNFRFGIVVDGRARLSNGDDNQEKLLKGYFGNVLSIPFGNKKIEELKEKPLSWVANSIHEFIEKAVTREHFLGLIDWVEAHRPEQAVAKIYATDDDGPAVVVSSGQQFPAREIDFGWGEPVFWSYHFPWAGKSGYVMPMPSPKGNGDWIVYMHLMKWQLELIETSASHVVKPVTANYLNLM